In Micropterus dolomieu isolate WLL.071019.BEF.003 ecotype Adirondacks unplaced genomic scaffold, ASM2129224v1 contig_3558, whole genome shotgun sequence, the genomic window ATGTATACAAATatctgtatattttgttttatttatgttatatgtGACCATATtctaatatacatttaattatctgtgttctgtgtgtttagcatgaagggactataAAATTTAACAACCACCTTGTGTGGTATAATGACAGATAAACTACTTTGATACCTTGAAAATACTCTTACCTATAAGAAAATCTAATAAGACAGCAGAGTAAAAGACGACTCAAGCTCGTGTTGAGATTCTGAACTCAAAATTTTACAAAAGCCTGCCAACCTCTCAGTGTCAGCCAAAAACTCTTATTTGCTTAATGTTTCAGAATGAACTACATCCACACTTCCTGACTTCCTTGGTATAACATTTATCACGTCAAATGCAGCTCTTATCGTCAAGATCAGCATCAAAGGATAAAAGACcccttttaaattaaaaacaacacaacccTACAGTGAGATAAGAAAAATCCCATAATCGGCACCCACCTGTCTGGGTATTTAATAGAGTATGAAACAGCCAGGTATCCTCCCAGGTTGTGGCCCAGCAGGATCATGGATTCCAGACCCACTTTAGCCCTCCACTGCTCTAAAGACTCCACAAACTGGTCCTCTGCCTCCTCAGCGTCTGTGGAGAACAGAGGCCGGCTGCTCTGACCGAAGCCCAGCAGGTCCAGGGCAAAGACGGGGCGACGCTGCGAGAGGGCGTCCAGGTTCTGAGCCCAAATGCCCACGCCGCCTCCAAACCCATGGAGCAGAACCATGGGGGTTTTGTCTTTGACATGGTCACTGCTAAAGGTCAGGGTCCAAAGCTGGTTGCCGTTGGAGACTGGGACAGACTGTTTAGAGAAAGTGCTGTTTACACCTGAAAAGAAAGGGAAGAGCAAGGAAAGAGAGTTCATTGGTGAATCTTTAAGACCACGATGCATTGCCAGCTAAACACAGCAGAATCTGTGTGGCAGGGTTGGGGCTTTTGAAGATAAACCtcaatgtgtgtttatatttctgaaatggctttataaaatgattcttcagatccaaataataataaataaaacattttacacaattTACTCAAATTAGATGATTACAGATcataacaaacacattttcactggaTGCTGAATAATTAGGACAGGTGTCGGCTAATAAGTGCGcgtcccggcgtttgatccgcattcgtaaacctatggacactaattttaatttccctgaggaatttcaggggaatccaatcacacgtttactgagaGCTTTTCAGAGGTGTTTCAAttaagccagagactctttcgaatatccttcagaacttttcaaagtaaaagctctcaataaactcaacatgaagcactgctgcaaaaaatgt contains:
- the LOC123964603 gene encoding 1-acylglycerol-3-phosphate O-acyltransferase ABHD5-like, whose protein sequence is MHRGLKDSPMNSLSLLFPFFSGVNSTFSKQSVPVSNGNQLWTLTFSSDHVKDKTPMVLLHGFGGGVGIWAQNLDALSQRRPVFALDLLGFGQSSRPLFSTDAEEAEDQFVESLEQWRAKVGLESMILLGHNLGGYLAVSYSIKYPDRWVPIMGFFLSHCRVVLFLI